A genomic segment from Lignipirellula cremea encodes:
- a CDS encoding STAS domain-containing protein — protein sequence MPQDYRLLTIESRQDDEILVVCLRGIDLIDRIYAQDFQRELSLLIQERQPGKLVVSFRNLGLCSTEVVNGMLQVRQQMLAVQGRLALCEMSPQIRQVFRVLNLEQTVFEIYDALEDATLALAS from the coding sequence GTGCCGCAAGATTATCGCCTGCTTACGATTGAAAGCCGCCAGGACGACGAGATTCTCGTGGTCTGCCTGCGTGGGATTGATCTGATCGATCGCATTTACGCCCAGGATTTCCAGCGTGAACTGAGCCTTCTGATCCAGGAGCGCCAGCCTGGCAAACTGGTCGTCAGCTTTCGGAACTTGGGCCTGTGCTCTACCGAAGTCGTCAACGGCATGCTGCAGGTGCGGCAACAGATGCTCGCCGTCCAAGGGCGCCTGGCTTTGTGCGAAATGTCGCCGCAGATTCGCCAGGTGTTTCGCGTGCTCAACCTGGAACAAACCGTGTTCGAGATCTACGACGCCCTGGAGGACGCCACGCTGGCGCTCGCCTCCTGA